One window of Ziziphus jujuba cultivar Dongzao chromosome 5, ASM3175591v1 genomic DNA carries:
- the LOC125420105 gene encoding NADH-ubiquinone oxidoreductase chain 3, whose protein sequence is MELVMHLFVSNYLEKLSAYECGFNPSDDAISRFDIQFYLVLILFIILDPEVTFSFPWAVPLNKIDLFGSWSMMTFLLILMIRSLYEWKRGDSDQE, encoded by the coding sequence ATGGAACTTGTGATGCATCTATTTGTGTCAAACTATCTAGAAAAATTGTCGGCCTACGAATGTGGTTTCAATCCTTCCGATGATGCCATAAGTCGTTTCGATATACAATTTTATcttgttttgattttatttattatccttGATCCAGAAGTAACCTTTTCCTTTCCTTGGGCAGTACCTCTCAACAAGATTGATCTGTTTGGCTCTTGGTCCATGATGacctttttattgattttgatgaTTAGATCTCTCTATGAATGGAAAAGGGGTGATTCGGATCAGGAGTAA